In one Tripterygium wilfordii isolate XIE 37 chromosome 22, ASM1340144v1, whole genome shotgun sequence genomic region, the following are encoded:
- the LOC119992316 gene encoding uncharacterized protein LOC119992316: MELRLGAWFIVILCVQTLVISAPESLSREEQEQAVHGINGTIGAYGDGERGEFEEHHEIFHTGRAQGGGKGAHRGGGGNIDRRPENHQKNDASSLAKSASLILNHPMLHVSMALILVIPIFFSL; the protein is encoded by the exons ATGGAGTTAAGACTTGGAGCATGGTTTATAGTCATCTTGTGTGTGCAGACCCTGGTGATTTCTGCTCCGGAAAGCTTATCcagagaagaacaagaacagGCAGTTCATG GCATAAACGGGACGATCGGAGCTTATGGAGATGGTGAAAGAGGAGAATTTGAGGAACACCATGAAATTTTTCATACTGGAAGAGCACAAGGAGGAGGGAAGGGAGCTCACAGAGGCGGTGGTGGAAACATTGATCGTCGACCAGAAAACCATCAAAAAAATGATGCTTCATCATTGGCAAAATCGGCATCCCTAATCTTAAACCACCCTATGCTGCATGTGAGCATGGCCTTAATCCTAGTAATTcccattttcttctctctttaa